A window from Manis javanica isolate MJ-LG chromosome 10, MJ_LKY, whole genome shotgun sequence encodes these proteins:
- the NEUROD4 gene encoding neurogenic differentiation factor 4 → MAKPYVKPKEMTESVNTPSWMDKGLGSQNEMKEEERRPGAYGMLGNLAEEHDSIEEEEEEEEDGEKPKRRGPKKKKMTKARLERFRARRVKANARERTRMHGLNDALDNLRRVMPCYSKTQKLSKIETLRLARNYIWALSEVLETGQTPEGKGFVEMLCKGLSQPTSNLVAGCLQLGPQSVLLEKHEEKSPICDSAISVHNFNYQSPGLPSPPYGHMETHLINLKPPVFKGLGESSFGSHPPDCSTPPYEGPLTPPLSISGNFSLKQDGSPDLDKSYSFMPHYPSASLSSGHVHSTPFQAGTPHYEVPIDMSYDSFPHHGIGAQLNTVFTD, encoded by the coding sequence ATGGCAAAACCTTATGTGAAACCCAAGGAGATGACAGAGTCGGTCAACACACCATCCTGGATGGACAAAGGTCTGGGCTCTCAGAATGAgatgaaggaggaggagagaagaccAGGTGCTTATGGGATGCTTGGCAACTTAGCTGAAGAGCATGACAGtattgaggaggaagaagaggaggaggaggatggggagaAGCCTAAGAGAAGGGGTCCCAAGAAAAAGAAGATGACAAAAGCTCGCCTTGAGAGATTCAGGGCTCGAAGAGTGAAGGCCAATGCTAGAGAGCGGACCCGGATGCACGGCCTGAACGATGCCCTGGACAACCTGAGGAGAGTCATGCCATGTTACTCCAAGACCCAAAAGCTCTCCAAGATAGAAACTCTGAGACTGGCCAGGAACTATATTTGGGCTTTGTCTGAGGTTCTGGAAACTGGGCAGACACCTGAAGGAAAGGGCTTTGTGGAGATGCTCTGCAAAGGGCTCTCTCAGCCCACGAGCAATCTGGTGGCTGGATGCCTCCAGCTGGGCCCTCAGTCTGTGCTCTTGGAGAAGCATGAGGAGAAATCTCCTATTTGTGACTCCGCCATCTCTGTCCACAACTTCAACTACCAGTCTCCTGGGCTCCCCAGCCCTCCTTATGGCCATATGGAAACGCATCTTATTAATCTCAAACCTCCAGTATTCAAGGGTTTGGGAGAATCATCCTTTGGGAGCCATCCACCTGACTGCAGTACACCTCCTTATGAGGGCCCACTTACTCCACCCCTGAGCATCAGTGGGAATTTCTCCCTGAAGCAAGATGGCTCTCCTGACCTGGATAAATCCTATAGCTTCATGCCACATTACCCCTCTGCAAGTCTAAGCTCAGGGCATGTGCATTCAACTCCCTTTCAGGCTGGTACCCCCCATTATGAGGTTCCCATAGATATGTCTTATGATTCTTTCCCCCACCATGGTATTGGGGCCCAACTCAATACGGTATTCACTGACTAG